CTTTGGAGTGATGTCCTCTACAAACACTCTTAGTtccttgaattttgttttgcagCAGTTGACAAACTAACACTAAGCATGAATAGGCCCGGCCCACAAGGGAAGTCACTGAAACCAAAGATTCGGGCTTTAAATTTTGAAGgtattttctaatgaaaaatcTGTTAagcaatatatatgtaaaaaaaaacttctttttttttgtaagatattTATAAGGCTATTTTTACTTAGAAATCTTTTAAGCAATTGAAACAACCTAAcccatttttttctatatatattctaatatctAGTGATCTCATAATCACTATCAACCTACCCCCAAATAataacaacagcggataacaaattTTCAACTCCATTAATCAATAgcaattaaagaaataacataatatCAATTCCGACAACAATCCAGAACATAACTAATCATAAATCCAACAACCCTGGCATCCGTTCTAGACCACTAAGTTCTACTATAGCATCCTAACAAAGACATAGAGTAAACAACCGAgcctctaaaacatcctcctcttcataacCTTGATTCCGCGATCACACTTTGCGTTTACCtgcgccacaacacaaaagagaggcgtaaCTATATACCAGAAATACTTAGAGAGGAAATCCTTctatctattgggctatacacacaagcaataagatctctcatgccacaatcaacaaacaataaaacaaaccaggcaatgcACGACGCAACATGAAGTAACCGGTTGCTGCAGAAGGGTGTCGTCCGACACTGGTCatctggtgttgaccgacaccatgCTCGACATTCCCCAAATCCctaacagtgtcgaccgacaccaccacaTGGTGTCAACTGACACTTGTCAAGTCCTTGagtcgtcctcgcgttggtgtcgaccgacaccgttACCGAGCATCGAattccttcgaacagaacctccgaatcttgcctccaagcttctcctttTTGTTCCACACGATCCCAACTACGAATCCAAGCCTCGTGAGCcacgaaaaactcacaaacaaccaaaagaaacaaccaaacaacacaaaaagtcacaaaaacagagatcttagcttagataagccaaaCAACGAAGCTAGCACAACAACAACGTTCCCACCACGTCCCTAGCCTTGAATCCCCACTCTCCAGGAAGAAAACTCACTCACAGGACAAAGGATCTACCAAAAACCTGAAGAACAGTATCTGGaaactctctttcttctttgctttctaAAAGGGTGAAAACGGCTAAAAGCACGAAGGAAGAATtaaactctctttcttctttgctttcgaGGGCTTGCCTAAACCAAGCACGCGAACCGGagaattaaaattgaaccgattAACCTATTTGCAATTGGTGTCGATTAACACCATCActagtgtcaatcgacaccctcactatatttccaaaaatttggaTCATGGATATTACAGCAATATAGAtgtagaaagattttttttttttttttaagatatgtAAAAAGTCTATAATGTGATTTTATATTTGTTACTGTTagttataactttttttaatatgtgaaaatggaacatttttttatttttgtgtaggGCACTCCTAAATGCCGACCAGCACTTAGCATGACCATGTTTATCATTCTTGaacagctttttctttttttttttgtttagtctcAAGCTTAAATATCTCCAAGTGTATTGTCCTGAGCTAATCCACAATAAATATGGTAATAATCTTCAAAGAGgtagaaataaaattataatacttgCACCACACAATATCTAATTCTCCAAAACCATAACACATAGAAAATTACCGCATTCACAAATACTTTATCAGTTGTCATCATCTGGCACGTAAGAAAGAAGAATTGTTCTTTCATAAAGTTGTGAAAAgcaaagtttctaaaaatgtcATTGGGTATCTAAGGCCCGTCTCAATATCTTTGAGGCCTCTagcaaaagaggaaaaaaatcttttaataaaaaaaattggcaaaATTAGGCATTTTAATCTTAagaattattttgaaatttaatattagacCTATGACAGTTGCCTACTTTGCATGAGTAGAGATGGGCCGGTGAAGCTGATCCTCAGTTGAGGACGAGAGTTGAGTGAAGACGAGAAGCTAGCTTCTAGAAGTATGCAAGAAAGTAGACGAAAACAAAACTGGTAATGTATATTAAAGGTTTGTGCATGAGAGATGCATGTTCCAGGAATTGCAATGTGTACTATAAATATGATGACGAACTTATTAAAGTATAAATAGAATCcgattccttttttttgttattaagccaagattattttccaaattttaatttttatgccCCTTCGGCCAGTCCGGCCCATAAATCCATTTTTTGCTTCAATTAACCTTTTTCACCTATGCCTGATTTTGTGCATGTTTTCAGCACATTGTTGCTGCGTGACTTGGAGTATTAGTGAATCTACTCAAAGAAATGTGCTAAATGTGTTAGATGTTCATGTTCGTGAAGTgacaaacaatgaaacaaatgtATAGcaattatttctttatttttaacttttgggAGAAAAAATTACTGTCTATTTTTTCACCGTAAAAAAATgtctcaaattttaatttatagtctcttggtaaaataaaatatgtacttaaaatgtaaatggtcttaatcaacaaaactttatatatatataaaaaaaaaccatacacATAATTTTGAGGGAAAAAAGCGAAAAtggaatggtttttttttttttcgggcaAAAATGTAAAGATAGATAGTAAAATACATCTTGagtaaacatatttttcaaatcaataaaattttaaaagtttgaaggTTAATAGAAAAGTCTGATTTATCCGGCTCAATATTATTAGGTGTCCGAAGTTTTCGTAAAATGAAGCcttaaacctttttttagtAGAATGAAGTATAACTTTTCAGATGCATTTTTCTCAGTTAAAGAaactatatacaaaaataataacaacgAATAGAAACTGGCGGACCATCATTTAATTCCCTCCAAAATGTTTTCTAGAAAATTACGAATCTCTCTTCAAAGTAAAAGGTCTTCATGGGACATTTCAAACGTAGTTACGTGGCAGCCCATACGCcgaaaatttacaaaaagattTGTCGGACATTCATGTATACTCACTCATGCTCAATAGCTTTTCACACATTTAAATATCATCGTTAAATGTAGATACGTCTCATTACTTCGTCAACGTCATAGTCATTTATAGAAACGCAATAAATATGAGCCGGTTGCTTACCcaacaattaataattttaaactatttttataagaaaatggataaagtatatatatttatatcatattCATCCAGTCATCCTGCATTTTTCTCGATCTTTCGTCATCAGAATGTCCattatttattcaataaatATCACAAATTTAGGATACTACTGACTATGAAATTAATGTAACTGCTGGAACAAAAATTCGGAAGTTCATAAAAAGCTAAAACACGTCGCTTGATAAGGACGATCAAGAtttcattacatatatatatatatagataaaattaaaaaaatatataatattaagaaGTTATAATCATGATAAATAATATAGTGGAAGGTTACATGAGTAAGCTACTAATCACTGCAGCTTCAGGGCTATCTTCATCAACTGAGTCGAGAAGCTGCGACAAACGGTCACTGAGATTGTCAACCTCTCTATGCAATTTTCTTATGTAGTTGCATGTCTCTTGCAGTACCTTCGATGCTGACACCTGTTTTGAGCACAAATAATAGCGTTAGCAAGGATTGCACATTTTCAACAAACATCATTAAGAGTCAAGTCAAGTATGAAAAATACATGTACGGACATCACAAGACATGACTTTATAGACgttttaatttcttcaaaatggaaaacaaaaaaagttgtcaGGAGTCAAAAGTATagactttttttggtttcttttgtatGATTTATATGTCTTctcccattttttgttttccttttttttctgttttttatatgTGAAGAGGTTAAATGGGAATATACCTTTTCGGAACGGCGCCGTTCACGAATCTCCGGTAAAAACTGACGGAGCTTGCCAACGAGGTCGATAATCTGGTCATCAGAGATGCTTGAAGCACTCGAAGATTGTCTTGGTCTTCTGCTTgacattttcttgtttcttcgttttgtttagtttgtaaTACTACAATGCCCCAAGAAAAAGACCTTTAAGTTGTGTGCTTTATCTCTCTAATTTTCTAGATTGGAATCTAGAGaagatatatagagagagaagggTTGTACTAAGAAGAGAGCTATAAAGGAAAGTGGAAGAAGCTATATATAAAGGGTTTATGTTAACTCCACAATAGTTGTATATTGTGTTGAATAGgtgtgaaagaagaaaaggaagagcaAGGAAGAGAGAAATTTGTAAGAAAGTGTTTCGGATTATAGAGACAGTTAGAGatataaagaaaatgagaaagtgaTAAGAGAGAATTTAAAGAGGTCAAGGAccacaagaaagagagagaacagagcAATAAACCTAGACAATGATGTaaggggagagaaagagatttgaATATTTGATAACCTCTTCCCAAAACCGTTTAAAGAATATAGTCACCCTAGACGTGAAATTTATGTTAGAGTTCTAAGTgaatttttctattattaaagATAAGTAATACACAACTTGTTTTACTAAAGACACATATTTGGCCATttcaaaatgtatattttaaactaaatgTTGGTTTTTACACTATAATACTATTCATGCAATACAATCATATAACTATTTACGtagctaaatttatttatacGAAAATATGTTACCGACGACAATAATTTAGAAAACTAGTACAATATTAATAATTCAAACtattgtatataatatagttatGCTGAATAATAGACGatggttttggattttgtaatgGAGGAGGATAGATGTAAAAAGCTGAATGTTCCCAAAGCTGGTGCTGAAGTTGAAGTGGGATTTAAGTGATGTGTTCCATGTTGAGTTAACAATGTGGCCCTTTATGTGCATGTCACTAAAAGGCAATACCATGTGATGACATTGactttctattttcatttcattacTATTTACGATTTTATCCCACTTTCGATTAATAGAAAGATCTAGAATTGATCCAGGAAATTTGAATTGATCGATCATCTTAAttacgaaattaaaaactcaacaTAGCAATCCATCCATTTAAGATTGCAAACCTAACTTTATGTCATGTATGATCCATTTCGATGAGTTGGTCTAGTTGAATCAGTGTGGTCGCTTAAAATTTACAACACATTGTTGCAGACAGTAGCAAGACTGCAAGAGaatgtttaattaatattttttttttctgttaaatcGTGAGTTCTGAACTTTACCCGTAATCTTtgtccatctttttttttttacatcaatgtTTTTCTATATAGAAATTAAGATAGGAAATGAGTGATtagtttatatgtattttttattcattaattttttgaaattaaaataataagaaaaaactgATATAACAAATTGTGAAAATTGGGTTTTagaaaagaattatatatataaacagcaTGGACGACTTGTTTCAGTCATGCAATCGATTACCCAAAAAAAGTAGTCATGATAAGTTCGTCTGCTTCCGAAGTTATCTCCTATGTTTCGGAAGCTTGAGATTTAGTATACTCGATGTTAAACGGCATGCATGTCCCATGTGGTTGCTTAAGATCTCAGATTATTATGCCACTTTAGATTCTAAATCATGATTATCACGGGGACACACAAAGGTACTTAATTACGTCCTTTATTTGTGTACATTGTTTGCATGACATAGAAAAGTGTCAATAAATTATGAAAAGTCTAGTAATTAATTAGTAGTAGTATTTTTATTCAACTCATGAACCTTGTTTGACGTTTTAACAACTAACGACTAAAATAATAGCTAACTGAACGATGTCTTCTCCTCCAACTTCCAAGCTGATAGGGAAATATCTACCAGAATTACTAATCAAAAAAGTAAAACCTAAGGAGAAATTCGTAATTATTAATCGCTAATAGTACAGTTTAAGATTGTGTATTCTATTTTCGTTTCTTAGTTAtgatttagaaatttaaaacaGTAGACGGAGGGGAATATATTTATTCGTTTATTATATACGATTCACACATATTATCGGATTTAAatataaagggaaaaaaaacatatcaatcaAGTTGTTCATACGaattattttatcttatttatatcTCGTTCTTTAATTATGGGGACAACTAAAGTATGTGATTGTTAAATCTTTGTTTGCCTAAGCTTCACATCACattgattatttttgtaataacatgGTTGTTTTATATATCCTCTGTTTGAATGAAAAGGTATTAAACACATCTCAATTAAGTAAGAAAAACAATTAGTTGTAGTCTAACTGTACTGTACGTATTATTGATCATTGAACTTGggaaattgttattttttacaatgGTGACTAGAATAATGAAATACAAGGAAGACAATGTTAGTCTAAGGAGCTAAAATATGATAATGGTTAATGAGTCAAACACGAACAAGTAGGTTCAAGTCCACTTGAAAGAAAGAATATTTGCAAAGAGAATAGActaaaagctgattttagatcCAGAGATATAAGAGTCTAGGTCTGAAAGTACTTCATggttatcaaaaaaaagttgaatgaTAACTATAATTACTATGATATTAGGTATATATAGTTAACAAAAGTTGAATGTATAACATTTTGAGTGACCGCGACGTAAACAGTCAAAtgtcttttgttgttttatttgaaagAAGACAAATAAGACCTAGActataatttgaataaaataagaNtaaaaaaaaaaaaaaaaaagaagacaaataagACGTTcgggaaaaaaggaaaatacgCGCACTATTCCTTGCTTCTTAGTTTTATGGCTTATAGCTAGGTTGAGAAAAGTACTCAAGACGAATTTTCCATTCATACGTAATTATAAGAGTAACGTTTAACAATTCGTACGTAATTTAAAGAGTAATTATACGGCaaagaatattaaaaacttatacGTTTTATTCATCACGTTCgtttgaatatataatatattattgttataaaaaaaacaaaaaacctttCAATTAAATAAGCCATATAGCCATCTTGACTTGTTGTATAATTATAGGtggtaaacattttttttgtttttttttttgaatttttcaattaGTCAGTTTTGTTGTTGCTATCGATTTTTGGAGATTATGGAAGAGTAAAGTCAATATCCGATAACGATATCTATATCCGcggatttaaattatttaaatttgttctctgatgaatattttgaatacacaaagcatgcattgcataccaATAATGATATTGTAATTGCTGAGCTAGTGTCTCATATAAGATTTGGGGTTATATATAGCATGCATTTATAATGACTTTGAAGAACTACTGACCATAAAAATACACCTCATATATCAAAGTCAAGAGCCCTTGTTTGAGAAACTTCGTTTCCTAAATCTGAAAAGAAGCTAATCACTATGTTTTGACTCTGCCTTTTTCCCTTCAAACTTGGATTTGTTTGGACAAATTTTGCAATTATAACTCTTAGATTTGATTGATACAGCCAAACTTGTGCTGACTacatcttttcttcttaataagattttaattttcagtgagaaaaaaaaagaatctaacCAAAAACTCtattcatttaaaaaacaatGCAGGTAAATGCAGACATTATGCGTATATGTGTCTGTATTATACATGAAAATATAGTTATTCTAACTTAATAGCTAAGGGAGATGCAACATGTTAGTCCATGTGGGTTTCACGTACTAAATGTTAGGCCTCTTAGGCTCCACGATGTTTCTATGTCCAACGATGATTTTTTTCCATCAATTTTGGTCCATTCAAACATAATGTAACAAAATAGGATTATTcaaatttaagtttatttatacataataaGAAAAGCAGCCTTATGCAATAATTGAATCTCCCAGTGCAactattttagtatattttcatttggttagtaaaaaaaattatacataggTTTATGCTGCGGAATCAACGTGGTTTAAGCTTTACGATGTTACTAAAATGCGTAATAATATACAAAACAGCATGCTATAATAGTGATTTTAACGAGTCATCTATACGTCTCCAAATTATTATAAGTAGAATACTGTATAATATATTTGCGATAACTAAAAAAAGTTCGttcaaagaaatgaaattatgCCCCGACAAAATACTTAATGATGTTTAAGCACACTTTCACCTACCTTTGCTTTAGTCACAACAAAAATACTGATTGGTCAATTtagcaattaattatttttataactcCTACTTCTGCTGCCTTTAACAGTTTTACCAATGCCAAATGAAAAGTGTTTTATGATAGTATAAATTGGCAATCGCTAAACTAAATCAAGAGATAATGTTTGACTAGTTTAAGCGTAGCAAATGTTAGAGCATGCCCATCGTACCGATGGAAGCCACTTACTCCACTCAAACGGTCGATCACTACACATGCAACAGAGGTATGTTTCCAAGCACCGGTTTACCACCTCAGTTTGTCCATCACTCTATGGGTGATAGGCACTGGAAAAGTTCAACTCCACCCCTTGTAATGTGAATAATTCTCTCCAAAATGTACTCAAGAATATCTTGTCTCTGTCGCTGACAATAGACTTAGGACAACCGTGAAGTTTGAAGATGTTGTCCATGAATGCCTAAGCTACCGTCATTGCTGTATAAGGTGTGACAGAGACACAAACCGAGCTGCCTTACTCAACCTATCAACGACCACCATAATCACGTCTTTCCCGCAGATTCCGGCAACCCGTCTATGAAATCCATGGATAGATCAGTCCACAGAGTTTCAGGAATTGGTAATGGTTGTAGCTCACCAGGACTCGCCACCGTTTCATACTTGCAGCATTGACATACAGTACAGGCTCGGATATAAGCTTGAATGTTCTTCAACATCCCTTTTCCAGTAAAATAAAACTGTAACACATTGGAGAGTTGCGTCTCTACCCGAGTGACCACTACTGCCCGCGCAATGCAACCACTAAAGAATAGAAGTCCGCAGCTCCTGCTTTTTGGGTACCACGATCTTGCTTTTTCGACGCATAATCCCCTGAGCCCAAGAGTAATGTTTCTTCACCAACGGATTCTGTTTAAGAGCCTCGATGATGTTCTTCACCTCCCCATCCTGTTCATATTGATTCTGAATTTCCATGTGGAGAACCTCTGCTCCCTCTACTCTTGACAATGCATCGGCAACCAAATTGTCCTTTCTTGCCTTATACtgaatttcaaaatcaaattccaGAAGCTTCGGTAACCGGTGCTGTTGTATCGGTGTGTTCAGGCGTTGCTCCAGTAGGTATTTAAGACTCCGTTGATCTGTCTTGATTACAAAGTGGTTAGGAAGAAGGTAATGACGCCATTTCTGAACTGCAAACACCACTGCTAACAACTCTTTTTCATAAATGGAGAGAAGTAACTGTTTCCCTTTCAAATGACGACTGATGTAAGCTAGTGGATGCCCTTCCTGCATCAGTACTGCACCTATTCCCCGAGAGTTAGCATCTGTTTCCACCAAGAATGGTTTGTCAAACCGAGGCAATGCCAACACTGGGGCTTCGCATAATGCTCTCTTCAATGCCTCGAAAGCTTGTTGAGCTTCGTCTTTCCATAAAAATGCATCCTTCTTGGTCAACACTGTCAATGGACGAGCTATAGTCCCGAAGTCACGAAAAAACCGTCTATAGTAGCCCGCTAAGCCCATAAACCCTCTCAACTGCTTCAAGTTCCCTGGTACAGGCCACTCTGCAACTGCAGCTACTTTACTCGGATCTGTAGACACACCATGACCCTAGATATAATGACCAAGATATTCCACCCTGTCTGTAGCAAAACTACACTTGCTTCTTTTCGCGTACAACTGACTCTCCTCCATCAACTGAAAAACAGCTCTCAAATGTTCAACAGGCTCTCCCTTCGTAGCACTATATATCagtatatcatcaaaaaaatgAGCACAAATCTCCTCAAATACTTCATGAATACCGTATTCATCAAGTTTTGGAAAGTAGCAGGGGCATTGGTTAAGCCGAAAGGCATAACCAAATACTCCTAATGCCCACTGTGGGTCTTAAAAGCAGTTTTATGCACGTCTGTAGGGTTCATTCGCACTTGATGGTAACCTGCTCTCAAGTCAATCTTTGAATAAACGCTCGACCCTCCTAACTCATCCAACAAATCTTCAATCAGAGGAATGGGAAACCTATCCTTCACCGTTAAGTCATTAAGGCCCCTATAGTCGACGCAAAGTCTCCATGtaccatccttcttcttaactaGTACTACCGGTGATGCATATGGACTGGAGCTTCCCTAGATTGTGCCTGCTACCAACATCTCTCCCACCATTTT
The sequence above is drawn from the Camelina sativa cultivar DH55 chromosome 4, Cs, whole genome shotgun sequence genome and encodes:
- the LOC104780117 gene encoding transcription factor PRE5-like — its product is MSSRRPRQSSSASSISDDQIIDLVGKLRQFLPEIRERRRSEKVSASKVLQETCNYIRKLHREVDNLSDRLSQLLDSVDEDSPEAAVISSLLM